In Spirosoma aureum, a single genomic region encodes these proteins:
- a CDS encoding TonB-dependent receptor — protein sequence MGTAFMGQAQSGACSIVLTGRIMGLDNHAPLAGATISIRGLATGTVSDSAGNFRITGLCPGNYVIDYQFVGYKTNVASITVRTNSPVALAPVTLTPDNETLKEVVVTEHRSEAQQLLQVQTELAGNSLDATRGQSLGESLKTLPGLYSIQTGPSISKPVIHGLYSNRILTLNNGVRQEDQQWGSEHAPQIDPFLASRLTVIKGAASIRYGSDAIGGVILVEPKVMPTLPGIAGELNLVGGTNGGQGLVSGLVEQAFGKKLTGLSWRLQGTLKRVGYAKTPEYYLENSSYHENNFSGTINYSRQHVGAEIFYSQFSTKVGLFTGAQVGSLADFYAAIARPEPIIQPGFSYDLGRPYQQVQHDLLKVKAFVRSERLGTLSITVAQQQNVRREYDLQSFSRITDPELYLKLVTQTADLIWEHRAIKTATGGQFSGTFGFNGITQGNVRRYLFLIPNYRNYGAGLHAIERYANDRWTLEGGIRYDYRWLRAYFLDETTNLTTAKTRDWSNFTVSLGATYQASPQLTLSGTMSTAWRAPTVSDLYSDGLHQSAVAYERGNPNLNPEQAYNMNLSVEYTGKRFYADLGFYNNWINNYIYLKPDSVPIIRQRGAFPAYSYSQVRATFRGLDATIRYKLTDQLTITSRTSLLFAYDHTNNDYLVYIPANHTDNGLRYDFSTTNHGPLSNVYVSVTSQYVARQNRVPTVTQRQENGQIIFTGDFAPPPPAYTLFGAEAGFSWRVGNHPMSVILTGSNLLNRAYRDYLDRFRYFADEPGRNIMLKLKLPLTLASRQ from the coding sequence ATGGGGACCGCTTTCATGGGCCAGGCGCAATCTGGAGCCTGTAGTATCGTATTGACTGGTCGAATTATGGGACTGGACAATCACGCACCACTCGCCGGAGCAACCATATCCATTCGTGGATTGGCAACTGGGACCGTTTCCGATTCGGCGGGAAATTTTCGGATTACGGGCCTTTGTCCGGGTAATTACGTTATTGACTATCAGTTTGTTGGCTATAAAACGAATGTAGCGTCTATTACTGTTAGAACGAATTCTCCAGTCGCACTGGCCCCGGTTACGTTAACACCTGACAATGAAACGTTGAAGGAGGTCGTTGTCACGGAACACCGATCTGAAGCCCAGCAGTTGCTTCAGGTACAAACGGAGCTGGCAGGGAATTCGCTCGATGCAACGCGCGGTCAGTCGCTCGGGGAAAGCCTGAAAACACTACCCGGATTGTATTCGATTCAAACGGGGCCGTCCATCTCCAAACCGGTTATTCACGGTTTATACAGCAACCGAATTCTGACATTAAACAATGGCGTACGGCAGGAAGATCAGCAGTGGGGTAGCGAACACGCCCCGCAAATTGATCCGTTTCTGGCTTCCCGGCTTACTGTAATCAAGGGGGCAGCAAGCATTCGTTACGGCTCCGATGCCATTGGGGGGGTAATTCTTGTCGAGCCGAAAGTGATGCCAACACTACCCGGAATTGCCGGTGAGCTAAACCTGGTTGGCGGTACAAATGGAGGACAGGGACTTGTTTCGGGTCTTGTTGAGCAGGCATTCGGTAAAAAGCTAACCGGGCTGAGCTGGCGGCTACAAGGTACTCTCAAGCGCGTAGGGTACGCAAAGACACCAGAATACTACCTCGAAAACAGTAGTTATCACGAGAATAATTTCTCCGGTACGATTAATTATTCGCGTCAGCATGTAGGTGCCGAGATCTTTTACAGTCAGTTTTCTACGAAAGTGGGACTATTTACCGGTGCACAGGTCGGTAGTCTGGCTGATTTTTATGCCGCTATTGCCCGTCCCGAACCCATAATCCAACCCGGATTTTCGTACGATCTGGGTCGGCCTTATCAGCAGGTGCAGCACGATTTGCTGAAGGTAAAAGCATTTGTCCGGTCGGAACGATTGGGAACCCTTTCGATTACGGTTGCTCAGCAGCAGAATGTTCGTCGGGAGTATGATTTGCAGTCGTTTAGTCGCATAACCGACCCTGAACTCTACCTGAAATTAGTAACGCAGACCGCCGATCTGATCTGGGAGCATCGGGCAATTAAAACCGCAACGGGTGGACAGTTTTCCGGAACGTTCGGATTTAATGGGATCACGCAGGGAAACGTCCGTCGGTATTTATTCCTGATTCCGAACTACCGAAATTATGGCGCCGGTCTTCATGCCATTGAGCGATACGCCAACGACCGCTGGACCCTGGAGGGAGGAATCCGGTATGATTACCGATGGCTCCGGGCGTATTTTCTGGATGAGACGACCAACCTCACTACTGCCAAAACGCGCGACTGGAGCAATTTTACCGTGTCGCTGGGGGCCACGTACCAGGCAAGTCCGCAGCTAACGCTATCTGGCACGATGAGTACCGCCTGGCGTGCCCCGACGGTGAGCGATCTCTATTCCGACGGATTGCACCAAAGTGCCGTAGCATACGAGCGTGGCAATCCAAACCTGAATCCAGAGCAGGCTTACAACATGAATCTGTCTGTCGAATATACCGGCAAGCGATTTTATGCGGATCTGGGTTTCTATAACAACTGGATTAACAATTACATCTACCTGAAGCCCGATTCAGTGCCTATTATTCGGCAGCGGGGCGCGTTCCCGGCTTATTCATACAGCCAGGTTCGGGCAACATTTCGGGGTCTGGATGCAACCATACGTTATAAGCTGACCGATCAGCTGACCATCACGTCGCGAACGTCGCTGCTGTTTGCGTACGATCACACGAACAACGATTACCTGGTCTATATTCCGGCAAATCATACCGATAACGGGTTGCGTTATGATTTCTCAACCACCAATCATGGGCCACTTTCGAATGTGTATGTGAGTGTTACCAGTCAGTATGTAGCCCGGCAAAACCGGGTTCCGACCGTTACGCAACGGCAGGAAAATGGGCAGATCATTTTTACGGGGGATTTTGCGCCCCCTCCGCCCGCTTATACATTGTTTGGAGCCGAAGCCGGTTTCT